The following DNA comes from Bacteroidota bacterium.
TGACTCCAACGGAAAATTTTATTACAACAGTTTAACAAACAGTTTTGCCTGCAAAGTTTTTATAAGCACGAATGGTGGCGCTTCGTGGAATACGGGAACCAATGCAGGCGGTGGCGACAAGCAATGGATGGCGATTGACCGCACAGCAGGAGTTGGAAGCGGAAATATTTATTCCTTCTGGACTTCTTCATATAGCACCTGCCTTCCCGGATATTTTACCCGTTCAACCAATGGAGGAAACAGTTATGAAAACTGCACCGATGCAACTGATTCTTCTTACTGGAACTCCATGGCGATTGGAAACAACGGAGAACTATATGTTGCAGGAGCGGATGATAACGGCAACATGGAAGTGATTAAATCTTTGAATGCACAAATTCCCGCATCGGTAATCAGTTGGAGCCCTCCCGTGTGGATAAATTTGAACGGCACTCTGAATGCCGGCACTACAATAAATCCTGCCGGCTTGCTCGGGCAGGCAAACATTGATGTGGACCGCTCGAACGGACCGGGAAAAGATAATGTGTATGTGGCAGCATCCATCACCACCGCAACAGACCCGGCAGATGTTATGTTTTCAAAAAGCACGGATGGAGGAAACACATGGAGTGCGCCACAAAAAATAAATGATGACGTTTCCAGCACCAACACGCAATGGATGGCAACAATGTCGGTTGCGCCCAATGGAAGAATTGATATAATCTGGCTCGACACGCGCGATGATTCAACTTTGTCCGATTTATCAGCGCTGTATTATTCTTATTCCACCGACCAGGGCGTTACGTGGTCTCCGAATGAAAAATTATCTTCCTTGTTCGACCCGCACACCGGCTATCCGAACCAAAATAAAATGGGAGATTACTTTGATATGGAATCCGACAATACAGGCGCGCATCTTGCCTGGGCAAATACATTGAACGGGGAAGAAGATGTTTATTACAGCCATATTGTTCCGCAAACTACCGGTGTGAATGAGATTTCTGACAATGCCAGCGTTTCTATTTTTCCGAATCCATCCTCCGGAGAGTTTCAGGTTTCTGGTTTTAAGTTTCAGGTTAAAGAAATAGAAGTATATACTTCATATGGTGAAAAAGTATATTCAAAAAAAATAATTTCATGCAGCAAACCGGAAACTGTAAACCTGAATGCAGCGAGCGGAATTTACTTTCTGAAAATTATTTCTCAGGACGGCAGCTCGGTGGTAAAAAAAATAGTTAAAGAATAGCAAAAACCGCGCAGCAAAAAATTATTTCACAACTACTATTTTCTTCACCAAAGTTGTTCCGCCTGCATTCATATTGCAGAAATAAATTCCCGATTCAAGATTCTCAACAGGAATTTCCGGATTATAACTTCCTGCGGAAAGTGCTTCATTCACTAAAACAGAAATTTCTTTTCCAAGAACATCCGTGATGTTTATTTTCACATCTGAAGATTTTTCCAGCTGAAAGTGCGCATAGCCCTGCGAGCACATCGGATTTGGATACACATCAAACGAATTTACATTCAATGATTCCTCCACTCCTGTAGGAGGAGGATTGGTGCAGGTTCCGATTCCGAAAGCGTTTGCTGTGATAACTGTCTGCGTATTGCTTCCGTTTGTAATTGTGAATTTCAAAAAGCAATTCGATGAACTTACAGCGGGAACTGTCCATTGATATGTGCCATTGTTCGGAAGATTGCTTGCAACATTTGTCCATGGACCGGAATTTCCTGCAGAAGAAAATTCAATTGTTACAGTTGCATTCGGCCCCGATGGAACACTGCTCTGCCAGTTTAGAAATTGAACAGAGTTTGGAGAAAAACATTCAAACCCTTTTGGATTTACCGGAAGAATAGTTAATGTTGGATTCGCCACGGTGTGCAAATAAACTCTCAGCATATTTTTGCTGTTGCTTGCAGAAGTTTTCGCCATGTAAACAATATCAGGATAACCGTCATGATCTAAATCACCGGTGCGGAAAGAAGCCAATTGAGTTTCAGGAATTGCGAATGAACCTGCCTGCGTCCAGTTCCCGAATCCATCTCCTTTATATATTACAACAGAACCCGCATTCCATAAAATCACATCTGTGTTTCCATCCATGTCCATATCGTTCAAAGAAATTCCGATGCAGTTGCTTTGCGGAAGCCCGTTTGAAATGCTTATCCATTTGTTTTGTGATTTATCGTAGTAATAAACTTTAGCATCACCGGCACTGCTCACTACTCCGAAATCTTTCGCGCCATCGTTGTTCACATCGGCAATATCAAACTCCGCCCAGTAATCACCGAGGTAGCCGTTTTCCATCGAAGTAAAAAATCCTGCACCGTTGTTGCTCCACAACACTCCGAGTTCATTCGCTGTTGCCAAATCCACATTGCCATCGTTATTGAAATCACCAAACTTCACCCACTCGTGAGAATTGCCTGCGTTTGCGCCATCGGTTTGCGTCCAGGTTCCGTTTCCGTTGTTCTTATATATATGTATGCCCGAACAGCAGCCGAACGAATTAGATGCGAGGTCGAGCAAGCCATCGTTGTTCACATCGGCAAAATCAATTCCGAACATTCCATACGTTTCTCCGTTCGTTGCGAGAGAATCATCATACGGAGTCCATGAATTTCCTGTTCCATTTCCGAGCGCGACTTCAATCAACTGGTCGCCAAAATCATTTCCCGAATAATTGTGATGCATCGCATAACCGATATCCATCTTGCCGTCATTGTTCACATCACCGAGCGCAATACCTCCGTATCCGAAACTTCCGGTTTTTGTGAGCGACCATGAAGTTCCGGTTCCGTTATTTTTCCAAACCATCACACCGCTTTCGGTTGCGTTTATGTTCGGGCTTCCATGGTCACCAATGGAAACAATGTCAAGGTCGCCATCGCCATCCACATCTCCGAGTTCAATTTCGGTGTAGCCCATTTCAAAAGTTACAGCCGAAAGCCCGCTGCTTGTTACCTGCGAGTAAGTAAGTGATTGCGCTTTTGAAATGCCGGAAGAAAAACAAATTGCCGCCAGGATGAAAAAAACAGTGGCGATGACTGAAAGAATAAAATTTTGTTTCATGATAATTATTTTGTGGTTGATGATTTATTTTCAAAGCAAATGTATTTCAACCTACCCGAAAACACAACCATTTCATTGTTAGATTTGAATTTTCATTTGCCTCCCGATTTTTGAATTTTAGATTTATTTTCTTTTACTTTCATGGGGAAAATTATGACATAAAAAGAAAAATATTTGGAGCCCGAATTGCATTTATGGAAAGTCAAATTTCTACCGGCTAACTCTAAATTCAATAATTGTTATATTTGTTCGCTGTGATTTCAATGAGAACAAAATATGCGCTGAAAGCCCTGGTGCAGTTGGGAATGAAACAAGGCAAAGGATATTTGAAAACGCGTCTCATTGCAAAAACAGAAAACATTCCGAAAAAATTTCTCGAGCAGATTCTTCTTGAACTCAAACGCGCTAAAATGGTGAACAGCAAGCAGGGTATTGGCGGAGGATATTTTTTAGTGAAAAAGCCAAAAGAAATTTCTATGGCGGATGTGTACAGATTATTTGATGGCGCCATTGCGCCTGTACCCTGTGTTTCGCTGAACTTTTATGAGAAATGCAATGACTGCAAAAGCGAAAAAAACTGCACGCTGCGCGAACAATTTGTAAAAATCCGAGAAGGTGCGCGAGTGATTATGAGCAGGACAACCATCCAATCATTTTTGGATTCGAGAAGAAAATAAGTTCTACTTCAATTTTCACGGAACGTTCCTCATTCAAATTTATTTCTCATTTTTGCTTCCTTATTAATATGACACAAGAAGAACTTTTCAAAAATATTATTTCGCACTGCAAGGAGTACGGTTTTGTTTTTCCTTCCTCTGAAATTTATGACGGGCTTGGCGCTGTGTATGATTACGGACCTTATGGAGTTGAATTGAAAAATAACATCCGCGAATACTGGTGGAAGGCAATGGTGCAGATGAACGATAATATTATAGGCATTGATGCTTCCATTTTTATGCATCCCACCGTTTGGAAAGCCAGCGGGCATGTGGATGCTTTCAGCGACCCGCTCATTGACAATAAGGATTCGAAGAAAAGATATCGTGCCGATGTTTTGATTGAAGAGCACATTCAGAAAATTGAAGACAAGATTGAAAAAGAAATCGAGAAAGCATCGAAGCGGTTCGGAGAAAAGTTTGATGAGAAGATGTACCGCCACACCAACCCGCGCGTGCTCGAGTACAGAAAAAAAGCCGATGAGATAAACGCACGGATGAAATCCGCTATGGAGAAAAATGATTTAGCGGAAGTAAAACAAATAATTATTGACTGCGAAATTGTTTGTCCTGTTTCAGGCACTCGCAACTGGACGGATGTGCGCCAGTTCAATTTAATGTTCTCCACGCAAATGGGCTCAGTGGCAGATGATTCGGATAAAATTTATCTGCGCCCTGAAACCGCGCAGGGAATTTTTGTAAACTTTTTAAATGTTCAGCGCTCGGCACGAATGAAAATTCCGTTCGGCATTGCGCAAACCGGAAAAGCATTCCGAAATGAAATTGTGGCTCGGCAATTTTTGTTCCGCATGCGCGAATTCGAACAAATGGAAATGCAATTTTTTGTCCGCCCAGGTGAAGAAATGAATTGGTATAATGAATGGAAGGAAAAAAGATTGAACTGGCATCACGCGATGGGCTTCGGAGAAAAAAATTACCGCTTCCACGATCATCTCAAACTTGCTCATTACGCGAATGCCGCCTGTGATATTGAATTTAATTTTCCGTTCGGCTTCAAAGAGATTGAAGGAATTCACTCACGCACCGATTTTGATTTATCATCGCACGAAAAATATTCCGGAAAGAAATTGCAATACTTCGATTCGGAATTAAATAAAAGTTATATTCCGTACGTAATTGAAACTTCCATCGGTCTTGACCGGATGTTTCTTGCAATTCTATCGGTTGCATACACAGAAGAAAAAATTTCTACAGAGAAAGCCGCAGGAGAAGAAGGAACCGAGCGCGTTGTTTTAAAAATTCCTCCTCCCCTTGCGCCCGTGAAAGTGGCAGTGTTTCCGCATTTAAAAAAAGACGGCCTTCCGGAAAAAGCAATGGAAATCTTTAACCAACTCAAACGAGTTTGCCGTTGTTATTACGAGGAGAAAGATACTATCGGCAAGCGCTACCGCAGGCAGGATGCCATCGGCACTCCGTTCTGCATTACCATTGACCACGATTCGCTCAAAGACAACTGCGTTACTCTCCGCCACCGCGACAGCATGAAACAGGAAAGAATTCCCATTGCTCAAGTGGCGCAGGTTGTAGAGGAGAAAGTATCCCTAAAAAACCTGCTCTCAGTATAGCAATTTCATTCTTCACATTTTTTAACAGGGCGATAAAATGATTTCGCTTTTATTTCGTTATTATTGCGTTTAATAATCGTCATGTCAGATTCGCTCGTCATAATTCCAACCTACAA
Coding sequences within:
- a CDS encoding T9SS type A sorting domain-containing protein; its protein translation is MKKLITLISIVACLNPVFSFCQQKKVHRETMDDAYLPGAHENKKQLHSEKLDNPYLPNAFNNQKTSPAYKFTGRGKTKLQVNNSNIFTIQVNVNGSGQNISGDAGNEPNIALNPASPNEIVIGWRQFDNVSSNFRQAGWSYSSNAGTSWTFPGKIEAGVFRSDPVLDYDSNGKFYYNSLTNSFACKVFISTNGGASWNTGTNAGGGDKQWMAIDRTAGVGSGNIYSFWTSSYSTCLPGYFTRSTNGGNSYENCTDATDSSYWNSMAIGNNGELYVAGADDNGNMEVIKSLNAQIPASVISWSPPVWINLNGTLNAGTTINPAGLLGQANIDVDRSNGPGKDNVYVAASITTATDPADVMFSKSTDGGNTWSAPQKINDDVSSTNTQWMATMSVAPNGRIDIIWLDTRDDSTLSDLSALYYSYSTDQGVTWSPNEKLSSLFDPHTGYPNQNKMGDYFDMESDNTGAHLAWANTLNGEEDVYYSHIVPQTTGVNEISDNASVSIFPNPSSGEFQVSGFKFQVKEIEVYTSYGEKVYSKKIISCSKPETVNLNAASGIYFLKIISQDGSSVVKKIVKE
- a CDS encoding T9SS type A sorting domain-containing protein, producing the protein MKQNFILSVIATVFFILAAICFSSGISKAQSLTYSQVTSSGLSAVTFEMGYTEIELGDVDGDGDLDIVSIGDHGSPNINATESGVMVWKNNGTGTSWSLTKTGSFGYGGIALGDVNNDGKMDIGYAMHHNYSGNDFGDQLIEVALGNGTGNSWTPYDDSLATNGETYGMFGIDFADVNNDGLLDLASNSFGCCSGIHIYKNNGNGTWTQTDGANAGNSHEWVKFGDFNNDGNVDLATANELGVLWSNNGAGFFTSMENGYLGDYWAEFDIADVNNDGAKDFGVVSSAGDAKVYYYDKSQNKWISISNGLPQSNCIGISLNDMDMDGNTDVILWNAGSVVIYKGDGFGNWTQAGSFAIPETQLASFRTGDLDHDGYPDIVYMAKTSASNSKNMLRVYLHTVANPTLTILPVNPKGFECFSPNSVQFLNWQSSVPSGPNATVTIEFSSAGNSGPWTNVASNLPNNGTYQWTVPAVSSSNCFLKFTITNGSNTQTVITANAFGIGTCTNPPPTGVEESLNVNSFDVYPNPMCSQGYAHFQLEKSSDVKINITDVLGKEISVLVNEALSAGSYNPEIPVENLESGIYFCNMNAGGTTLVKKIVVVK
- a CDS encoding Rrf2 family transcriptional regulator, with the protein product MRTKYALKALVQLGMKQGKGYLKTRLIAKTENIPKKFLEQILLELKRAKMVNSKQGIGGGYFLVKKPKEISMADVYRLFDGAIAPVPCVSLNFYEKCNDCKSEKNCTLREQFVKIREGARVIMSRTTIQSFLDSRRK
- a CDS encoding glycine--tRNA ligase yields the protein MTQEELFKNIISHCKEYGFVFPSSEIYDGLGAVYDYGPYGVELKNNIREYWWKAMVQMNDNIIGIDASIFMHPTVWKASGHVDAFSDPLIDNKDSKKRYRADVLIEEHIQKIEDKIEKEIEKASKRFGEKFDEKMYRHTNPRVLEYRKKADEINARMKSAMEKNDLAEVKQIIIDCEIVCPVSGTRNWTDVRQFNLMFSTQMGSVADDSDKIYLRPETAQGIFVNFLNVQRSARMKIPFGIAQTGKAFRNEIVARQFLFRMREFEQMEMQFFVRPGEEMNWYNEWKEKRLNWHHAMGFGEKNYRFHDHLKLAHYANAACDIEFNFPFGFKEIEGIHSRTDFDLSSHEKYSGKKLQYFDSELNKSYIPYVIETSIGLDRMFLAILSVAYTEEKISTEKAAGEEGTERVVLKIPPPLAPVKVAVFPHLKKDGLPEKAMEIFNQLKRVCRCYYEEKDTIGKRYRRQDAIGTPFCITIDHDSLKDNCVTLRHRDSMKQERIPIAQVAQVVEEKVSLKNLLSV